A region from the Bradyrhizobium erythrophlei genome encodes:
- a CDS encoding response regulator transcription factor: MRLLVVEDDPDLNRQLTTALSDAGYVVDRAFDGEEGHYLGDSEPYDAVVLDIGLPKMDGISVLEAWRRNGRTMPVLILTARDRWSDKVQGFDAGADDYVAKPFHLEEVLARIRALLRRSTGHAQSELTCGPVSLDTRTGRVSVSGNPIKMTSHEYRLLAYLMHHTGRVVSRTELVEHLYDQDFDRDSNTIEVFVGRIRKKLDVDIIQTVRGLGYLLTPPSPPN; the protein is encoded by the coding sequence GTGCGCCTGCTCGTCGTTGAAGATGATCCCGATCTCAATCGCCAGCTCACCACGGCGCTGAGCGACGCGGGCTATGTGGTCGACCGCGCGTTCGACGGCGAGGAAGGGCACTATCTCGGTGACAGCGAACCCTACGACGCGGTCGTCCTCGACATCGGGCTGCCGAAAATGGACGGCATTTCGGTGCTGGAAGCGTGGCGCCGCAACGGGCGCACGATGCCGGTGCTGATCCTCACGGCGCGTGACCGCTGGAGCGACAAGGTGCAGGGCTTCGACGCCGGCGCCGACGACTACGTTGCAAAGCCGTTTCATCTCGAGGAAGTCCTGGCCCGGATCCGCGCACTGTTGCGCCGCTCTACCGGCCACGCCCAGTCCGAGCTGACCTGCGGCCCGGTTTCGCTGGATACCCGCACCGGGCGGGTCAGCGTATCCGGCAATCCGATCAAGATGACCTCGCACGAGTACCGGCTCCTGGCCTATCTCATGCATCACACCGGGCGCGTGGTGTCGCGCACCGAACTGGTCGAGCATCTCTACGACCAGGACTTCGACCGCGACTCCAATACCATCGAAGTGTTCGTCGGCCGCATCCGCAAGAAACTCGACGTCGACATCATCCAGACGGTACGGGGCCTCGGCTACCTGCTGACGCCGCCGTCGCCTCCGAACTGA
- a CDS encoding H-NS family nucleoid-associated regulatory protein: MSKKSSFDAMSVDEMWRLHEEIGRILSVRLTSEKRELEKRLAQLHHEEESQPNLADKQLGTRQARKYPKVFPKYRNPNEPTETWSGRGKQPRWLTTALAMGHTIEEFVIGDAEAAKNNPRRNGHKWQAEK; encoded by the coding sequence ATGAGCAAGAAGTCGAGTTTTGACGCCATGTCGGTTGACGAGATGTGGCGGCTGCATGAGGAGATCGGCCGGATCTTGTCCGTCAGGCTGACGTCCGAAAAGCGCGAGCTCGAAAAGAGATTGGCGCAGCTTCATCACGAGGAAGAGTCCCAGCCGAATTTGGCGGATAAGCAATTGGGAACTCGACAGGCGCGCAAGTATCCGAAAGTATTTCCAAAATACCGAAACCCGAACGAGCCTACGGAAACCTGGTCGGGTCGGGGAAAACAGCCGCGCTGGCTGACGACCGCTCTTGCGATGGGTCACACCATTGAGGAATTCGTGATTGGCGATGCCGAAGCCGCCAAGAACAATCCGCGCCGTAATGGGCATAAATGGCAAGCCGAGAAGTAG
- a CDS encoding Ku protein produces MAPRANWKGFLRLSLVTCPVALYPATSDSEKVSFNQINRKTGHRIKYAKVDADTGEEVASDDIVKGYKVDTDTYIEVSKDELDDIALESTHTIEIDEFVPKTDIDSRYLIRPYYLVPDGKVGHDAFAVIRETIRSMNKVAIGRVVLTNREHIIALDPLGKGLMGTLLRYPYEVRSEKEYFDDIQDVKVTKDMLDLAKHIVEKKSGVFEPGKFEDHYESALVDLINKKRSGVRLTAKAAPKTGGNVINLMDALKKSLASERQAAPPAAAKAKGKKPRKVASGQREMLLPISGKRAKEEPRVQEPKKAEKPVRTTAARSKKAG; encoded by the coding sequence ATGGCCCCCCGCGCCAACTGGAAAGGCTTCCTGCGCCTTTCGCTCGTGACCTGCCCGGTCGCCCTCTATCCGGCGACGTCGGATAGCGAAAAGGTCTCCTTCAACCAGATCAACCGCAAGACCGGCCATCGCATCAAATACGCCAAGGTCGATGCCGACACCGGCGAGGAAGTCGCCTCCGACGACATCGTGAAGGGCTACAAGGTCGATACCGACACCTACATCGAGGTGTCGAAGGACGAACTCGACGACATCGCGCTGGAATCGACGCACACGATCGAGATCGATGAGTTCGTGCCGAAAACGGACATCGACAGCCGCTATCTGATCCGCCCCTATTATCTCGTGCCCGACGGCAAGGTCGGCCATGACGCCTTCGCGGTGATCCGCGAAACCATCCGCAGCATGAACAAGGTCGCGATCGGCCGCGTGGTGCTGACCAATCGCGAGCACATCATCGCGCTGGATCCGCTCGGCAAGGGCCTGATGGGAACGCTGTTGCGCTACCCCTACGAGGTGCGCAGCGAAAAGGAATATTTCGACGACATCCAGGACGTGAAGGTCACCAAGGACATGCTGGATCTCGCCAAGCACATCGTCGAGAAGAAATCCGGCGTGTTCGAGCCCGGCAAGTTCGAGGATCATTACGAATCCGCGCTGGTCGATCTGATCAACAAGAAGCGCAGCGGCGTTCGCCTGACCGCCAAGGCCGCGCCGAAAACGGGCGGCAACGTCATCAACCTGATGGACGCGCTGAAAAAGAGCCTCGCCAGCGAGCGCCAGGCCGCTCCCCCCGCCGCTGCCAAGGCAAAGGGCAAGAAGCCGCGCAAGGTCGCCTCCGGCCAGCGCGAGATGCTGCTACCGATCAGCGGCAAGCGCGCCAAGGAAGAGCCAAGGGTGCAAGAGCCGAAGAAGGCGGAAAAGCCGGTGCGCACGACGGCCGCCCGTTCGAAAAAGGCGGGATAG
- a CDS encoding UDP-glucose dehydrogenase family protein: MRIAVVGTGYVGLVSGACFADFGHQVTCIDKDAAKITALQNGKIPIFEPDLDRLVQNNTKNGRLDFDTDLNAPVRDADAVFIAVGTPSRRGDGHADLSYVYAASREIAAAVDGFTVVITKSTVPVGTGDEVERIIREANPNADVAVASNPEFLREGAAIRDFKLPDRIVVGTDDERARKVISEIYRPLYLNQAPIMFTGRRTAELIKYAANAFLATKITFINEIADLAEKVGADVQEIARGIGLDNRIGSKFLHAGPGFGGSCFPKDTRALIKTAQDHEAPMRIVEAVLAVNENRKRAMARKVALAFGGNLRGKTIGVLGLTFKPNTDDMRESPSIPLITALQDMGAKIQAYDPEGMEQAKTELPEISYCDGPYSCAEGADALVIVTEWEQFRALDLERLKQTMACPVIIDLRNIYRPEEVTGHGFLYESVGRTRSNAP; this comes from the coding sequence ATGCGCATCGCAGTTGTTGGAACAGGATACGTTGGTCTTGTATCAGGGGCTTGTTTTGCTGATTTTGGTCATCAGGTCACATGCATCGACAAGGACGCCGCCAAGATTACAGCACTTCAGAATGGCAAAATCCCGATCTTCGAACCGGACCTTGATCGACTTGTCCAGAACAACACAAAGAACGGCCGCTTGGATTTCGATACAGATCTGAATGCGCCGGTGCGCGATGCGGACGCCGTGTTCATCGCGGTCGGAACACCGTCCCGCCGCGGCGATGGCCACGCAGATTTGAGTTATGTGTACGCCGCATCGCGTGAGATCGCGGCAGCCGTGGATGGATTTACCGTGGTCATTACGAAGTCGACAGTACCGGTGGGTACCGGCGACGAAGTCGAGAGAATCATTCGCGAAGCGAATCCAAACGCCGATGTAGCTGTCGCCTCCAATCCAGAATTTTTGCGCGAGGGCGCAGCCATCCGCGACTTCAAGCTGCCCGATCGGATCGTCGTCGGCACCGACGACGAACGCGCAAGGAAGGTTATCTCCGAGATCTACCGGCCGCTCTATCTCAATCAGGCGCCGATCATGTTCACGGGCCGCCGCACAGCGGAACTCATCAAATACGCTGCCAACGCCTTTTTGGCCACGAAGATCACCTTCATCAACGAGATCGCTGATCTTGCCGAAAAGGTCGGCGCAGACGTGCAGGAGATCGCGCGCGGCATTGGTCTCGACAATCGCATCGGTTCGAAATTTCTCCATGCCGGGCCGGGTTTCGGAGGATCGTGCTTTCCCAAGGACACCCGCGCACTCATCAAAACCGCGCAGGACCACGAAGCCCCGATGCGCATCGTCGAAGCCGTGCTCGCGGTCAACGAGAACCGCAAGCGCGCAATGGCTCGGAAGGTCGCTTTAGCGTTCGGTGGGAATCTGCGGGGCAAGACAATCGGGGTGCTCGGTCTGACCTTCAAGCCGAATACCGACGATATGCGGGAGTCGCCTTCGATCCCGCTTATCACGGCGCTTCAGGATATGGGCGCGAAAATACAAGCCTATGATCCGGAGGGCATGGAGCAGGCAAAGACCGAACTACCGGAAATCAGCTATTGCGACGGGCCTTACAGCTGTGCCGAGGGCGCCGATGCCTTGGTTATCGTGACAGAATGGGAGCAGTTCCGTGCGCTCGATCTGGAGCGCCTGAAGCAAACCATGGCTTGCCCTGTCATTATCGACCTCCGCAACATCTATCGGCCCGAGGAAGTGACTGGACACGGATTTCTATACGAGAGCGTCGGACGCACGCGAAGCAACGCGCCCTGA
- a CDS encoding undecaprenyl-phosphate glucose phosphotransferase, giving the protein MSIGSDIRDELHQLGDSSRQPPASFSSDAISPLLATVDALVILLSSLAGGIGYQWLVGYPISSILPYCAVGLLASFIHILRMNRSGYYDFPDCAKPRVEVVEVLVCWLTTGLLLAFLAFLLKVGLDYSRGAFVLFYFIAPIGLLGVRKFTKTALAAAVSHGAIGRRDAVLIGEFNELAGLGPQSLLALFGSAEVNRFVLSREDDASARTAADARIIDSVANFVRRHDCREILLALSWGDECRLEFIRDRVKTLPVAVRLLPDIRVRSLTNLSSSARPRVLAIEIQRAPLGGTQRFVKRMIDIALASLAFIFFLPIMTLTAIAIKLDSPGPVIFRQNRKGFNGKQFVIFKFRTMAVQENGPAVVQATRNDARVTTIGRLLRSASIDELPQLLNVLKGDMSLIGPRPHALAHDNYFESVLSDYAFRHHVKPGITGWAQCNGARGATPSIEHISERVKLDLWYINNWSLWLDIHILIKTCFEVLRKRNAY; this is encoded by the coding sequence ATGTCTATCGGCTCCGATATTCGCGACGAATTGCACCAGCTTGGTGACTCCTCGAGGCAGCCGCCCGCGAGTTTTTCCAGCGACGCGATTTCGCCTCTTTTGGCGACGGTCGACGCATTAGTTATTCTGTTGTCGAGCCTGGCAGGCGGGATTGGCTACCAATGGTTGGTGGGTTATCCGATATCCAGTATCCTGCCTTATTGTGCTGTCGGCTTGCTCGCGAGCTTCATCCATATATTGCGCATGAATCGGAGCGGTTATTACGATTTTCCAGACTGCGCAAAACCACGAGTCGAGGTTGTCGAAGTGCTGGTCTGCTGGCTGACGACCGGGTTGTTGCTCGCGTTTCTCGCTTTCCTCCTCAAGGTTGGCCTCGACTATTCTCGCGGTGCCTTTGTCTTGTTTTACTTTATTGCACCAATCGGCTTGCTGGGGGTGCGCAAGTTTACCAAGACCGCTCTGGCCGCAGCTGTTTCGCATGGAGCAATCGGACGCCGCGACGCTGTGCTGATTGGCGAATTCAACGAGCTGGCCGGGTTGGGGCCGCAATCTCTGCTAGCTCTTTTCGGTTCGGCTGAAGTCAATCGCTTCGTGTTGAGCAGAGAAGATGACGCTTCAGCGCGCACGGCGGCAGACGCCCGGATCATTGATTCCGTCGCTAACTTTGTGCGACGTCATGATTGCCGAGAGATCCTGCTCGCGCTGTCTTGGGGCGATGAATGCCGCCTTGAGTTCATCCGGGATCGTGTCAAGACACTTCCCGTGGCCGTTCGGCTATTGCCGGACATCCGTGTTCGGTCGTTGACGAATCTTTCTTCGTCAGCGCGCCCGCGAGTATTGGCCATCGAAATCCAACGGGCGCCGCTCGGCGGAACTCAGCGTTTCGTCAAGCGAATGATCGATATCGCCCTGGCTTCTCTGGCGTTCATATTTTTCTTGCCGATCATGACTCTTACCGCGATCGCAATCAAACTTGATAGTCCAGGACCGGTGATTTTTCGGCAGAACCGGAAGGGATTCAATGGCAAGCAATTCGTCATATTCAAGTTCCGGACGATGGCGGTCCAGGAGAATGGACCAGCCGTTGTACAAGCGACCCGCAACGATGCGCGAGTGACAACCATCGGGCGGTTGTTGAGGTCGGCGAGCATCGACGAGTTGCCTCAACTATTGAATGTGTTGAAGGGCGACATGTCGTTGATCGGGCCGCGTCCTCACGCGTTGGCCCACGACAACTATTTCGAAAGCGTCTTAAGCGATTATGCTTTTCGTCATCACGTCAAGCCGGGGATCACCGGTTGGGCTCAATGCAACGGCGCGAGAGGCGCGACGCCGTCAATCGAACATATCTCGGAGCGTGTGAAGCTTGATCTCTGGTACATCAACAATTGGAGTCTTTGGCTGGACATCCACATTCTGATCAAGACGTGTTTTGAGGTGCTGCGAAAGCGCAATGCCTATTGA
- a CDS encoding Flp family type IVb pilin — protein MRQLFSRFLADQSGATAIEYCLIAAGISIVIVTAVNGIGSALNTKFTSVNSSLK, from the coding sequence ATGCGGCAGCTTTTTTCAAGGTTCCTGGCCGATCAATCCGGCGCTACCGCCATCGAATATTGCCTGATCGCGGCCGGGATCAGCATCGTTATCGTCACCGCCGTCAATGGCATCGGATCCGCCCTCAACACCAAATTCACCTCGGTGAACTCATCGCTGAAATAG
- a CDS encoding metallophosphoesterase yields the protein MSLTYVIPDIHGCSDLLSEALAEIKLRSGSDAGAIVTIGDYVDKGPDSKGVIDRLLAGVDAGWKLVTLKGNHDDMMVAALRDPSKMAAWMGKGGDAALASYGGDPAAVPPAHIDWLDRLQLMHVDAHRVYVHAGVDPGIPLGQQREVTLLCKRYPTEFSDGFGALHVVHGHDNHPDGPLLYKGRTNLDTLAWRTGRMMVGVFDDDRPGGPIDFIEVKRSPAGR from the coding sequence ATGAGCCTGACCTACGTCATTCCCGACATTCATGGGTGTTCCGATCTGCTCAGCGAGGCGCTCGCCGAGATCAAACTGCGCTCCGGCAGTGACGCGGGCGCGATTGTCACGATCGGCGACTATGTCGACAAGGGTCCCGACAGCAAAGGCGTGATCGATCGGCTGCTGGCGGGCGTCGACGCCGGGTGGAAGTTGGTGACGCTGAAGGGCAACCATGATGACATGATGGTGGCGGCGCTGCGGGATCCATCGAAGATGGCGGCATGGATGGGAAAGGGCGGCGACGCGGCGCTGGCCTCCTACGGCGGCGACCCTGCAGCGGTGCCGCCGGCTCATATCGACTGGCTCGATCGACTGCAACTGATGCATGTCGACGCGCACCGGGTCTACGTTCACGCCGGCGTCGATCCCGGGATTCCATTGGGGCAGCAGCGCGAGGTGACGCTGCTGTGCAAGCGTTATCCCACAGAATTTTCAGACGGCTTCGGTGCGCTCCACGTCGTCCACGGCCATGACAATCACCCCGACGGCCCGCTCCTGTACAAGGGCCGCACCAATCTGGATACGCTCGCCTGGCGCACGGGGCGGATGATGGTCGGGGTGTTCGATGATGACCGGCCGGGCGGGCCGATCGATTTTATCGAGGTGAAGCGATCGCCTGCCGGACGCTAG
- a CDS encoding type I secretion system permease/ATPase: protein MTAQPEIPGPNDPGLTALVMLLRFHGVGADPAQIRHQCGTAAIGTSDMIRCAREFGLKARELKTSWGRLANTPLPAIAGLKDGGFLLLGKFGGDKVVVQSTKTPRPELMTRDDFDAVWDGRIVLMTRRANLVDLASRFDITWFIGAIHKYRHQLVEVLVASFFLQLFALASPLFFQVAIDKVLVHRSIGTLDVLIIGLLGIAVFETILGILRTYLFSHATNRIDVELGARLFQHLLALPTAYFQARRVGDSVARVRELESIRTFLTSSALTLVIDLFFTFVFLGVMFLYSPLLTGVVLAGFPFYVGISAGATSRFRQLLDDKFKRGAENQAFLVECVTGVETLKAMAVEPQMQRRWEEQLAGYVASSFRVLRLGNTASNSVQLVNKLVMAGILYFGARLVISGSLTVGELVAFNMLAGRVSQPVLRLAQIWQDFHQAKLSVDRLGDILNTPPEPRFNPARAALPSIRGDVTFDHVVFRYRIDGPEVLHDVSFSVSAGQVVGIVGPSGSGKSTVAKLIQRLYIPERGRVLVDGVDLAMVDTSWLRRQIGAVLQENVLFNQSIRDNIALPDPAMPIEQVVEAAKLAGAHDFILELPEGYDTVVGERGASLSGGQRQRIAIARALVTNPRILIFDEATSALDYESERIIQDNMQRIAQGRTVFIIAHRLSTVRRSHRIITIDRGRLVEDGTHDELIKKGGRYATLHRVQADIHEVR, encoded by the coding sequence ATGACGGCACAGCCGGAAATACCCGGGCCGAATGATCCAGGTCTCACGGCGTTGGTCATGCTGCTGCGCTTTCACGGCGTCGGGGCGGACCCTGCCCAAATTCGCCATCAGTGCGGGACTGCGGCGATCGGTACTTCGGACATGATCCGATGTGCCAGAGAGTTCGGCCTCAAGGCGCGGGAGCTGAAAACAAGCTGGGGCCGCTTGGCGAATACCCCTTTGCCGGCCATCGCGGGGCTCAAGGATGGCGGATTTCTTCTGCTCGGCAAGTTCGGCGGCGACAAGGTCGTCGTGCAGTCGACGAAAACGCCGCGCCCCGAACTGATGACGAGGGACGACTTCGACGCGGTCTGGGACGGCCGCATCGTTCTGATGACCCGCCGCGCCAACCTGGTGGACCTGGCGAGCCGCTTCGATATCACATGGTTCATCGGCGCGATTCACAAATATCGCCACCAATTGGTCGAGGTGCTCGTCGCATCTTTCTTTCTTCAGCTGTTTGCGCTCGCCTCGCCGCTGTTCTTCCAGGTGGCCATCGACAAAGTTCTGGTCCATCGCAGCATCGGTACACTCGATGTACTGATTATCGGGTTGCTCGGGATAGCGGTTTTCGAAACCATTCTTGGCATATTGCGGACCTATCTCTTTTCGCACGCCACAAACCGCATCGACGTAGAACTCGGTGCACGATTGTTCCAACATTTGCTGGCGTTGCCGACGGCCTATTTCCAGGCTCGCCGCGTCGGCGATTCTGTGGCGCGCGTGCGTGAGCTGGAGAGCATCCGGACTTTCCTGACCAGTTCAGCGCTGACACTTGTGATCGATCTCTTCTTCACCTTTGTCTTTCTTGGGGTCATGTTTCTCTATTCGCCGCTATTGACGGGTGTCGTCCTTGCCGGATTTCCGTTCTATGTGGGGATTTCCGCCGGTGCGACGTCGCGGTTCCGCCAGCTGCTCGACGACAAATTCAAGCGCGGCGCGGAGAACCAAGCATTTCTGGTTGAATGTGTAACGGGGGTCGAGACCCTCAAGGCGATGGCAGTCGAGCCGCAGATGCAGCGACGCTGGGAAGAGCAACTTGCGGGCTATGTGGCGTCAAGTTTCCGGGTCTTGCGGCTCGGCAACACCGCGAGCAACAGCGTGCAACTCGTCAACAAGCTCGTTATGGCCGGCATTCTGTATTTCGGCGCCCGGCTGGTGATCTCCGGCAGTCTAACCGTGGGCGAGTTGGTTGCATTCAACATGCTCGCAGGACGTGTGAGCCAGCCGGTGTTGCGGCTCGCCCAGATCTGGCAAGACTTTCACCAGGCAAAGCTCTCGGTGGACCGGCTCGGTGACATTCTCAACACGCCGCCTGAGCCCAGGTTCAATCCGGCCCGTGCCGCACTGCCGTCCATTCGCGGCGACGTCACCTTCGATCATGTGGTGTTTCGTTACCGCATCGACGGACCCGAGGTGTTGCACGATGTCAGTTTTAGTGTGTCTGCTGGACAGGTCGTCGGCATCGTTGGACCATCGGGCTCCGGCAAGAGCACCGTCGCCAAGCTCATCCAACGCCTCTACATTCCCGAACGCGGGCGTGTGCTGGTCGATGGCGTCGATCTTGCCATGGTCGATACGTCCTGGCTGCGCCGCCAGATCGGAGCGGTGCTGCAGGAGAACGTGCTTTTCAATCAATCCATCCGTGACAACATTGCGTTGCCGGATCCGGCCATGCCGATCGAACAGGTCGTGGAGGCAGCCAAGCTCGCTGGCGCCCACGACTTCATATTGGAGCTTCCGGAAGGTTATGACACGGTTGTAGGCGAGCGCGGCGCCAGCCTTTCAGGGGGACAGCGTCAGCGTATCGCTATCGCGCGGGCGCTGGTGACCAATCCAAGGATTCTGATCTTCGACGAAGCCACCAGTGCGCTGGACTATGAAAGCGAGCGCATCATTCAGGATAACATGCAGCGCATCGCGCAGGGGCGAACGGTATTCATCATCGCGCACCGCCTTTCGACCGTGCGACGAAGCCATCGAATCATTACAATTGATCGTGGCCGGCTGGTGGAGGATGGGACGCACGATGAACTGATCAAGAAGGGCGGCCGCTATGCAACGCTTCACCGGGTGCAGGCGGATATCCATGAAGTTCGTTAG
- a CDS encoding sensor histidine kinase: MRASSLATRLFLSATAWVVVILLITGIVLSSVYRAATERAFDRRLNLYLRTLIAEVATPDEPPDHQFQSLGEPLFELPLSGWYWQITRTDSEKPDIRASRSLWDKKLPKLEEQGADLTAAGIRLGYVEGPEGQSLRMVERPVDLGADGKFLVSVAGDASEIFDETRSFDYYLGGTFAALTIVLVLTTIFQVRFGLAPLKRISESIADIRSGRAERLEGEFPVEIAPLARETNALIDANREIVERARTHVGNLAHAIKTPLSVIVNEASAHGADPFANKVLEQADVMRDQVTHHLERARIAARLTIIGTVTEVAPAIEALRRTMEKIHRHRGIAITVDADPRAKFRGERQDLEEMAGNLVDNACKWAASQVFIEVLVEQPAEPRAGPMLRIIVDDDGRGLSAAERAQVSRRGQRLDESKPGSGLGLSIVVDLAALYGGSLSLGSAPIGGLRAELVLPGV, from the coding sequence ATGCGCGCCAGCTCGCTCGCCACCCGGCTGTTTCTGTCCGCGACCGCCTGGGTGGTGGTGATCCTGCTCATCACCGGGATCGTACTGTCGTCGGTGTACCGCGCCGCCACCGAACGCGCCTTCGACCGGCGCCTCAACCTCTATCTTCGCACGCTGATCGCCGAAGTCGCGACGCCCGACGAGCCGCCCGACCACCAGTTCCAGTCGCTGGGCGAGCCGTTGTTCGAGCTGCCGCTGTCCGGCTGGTACTGGCAGATCACCCGCACCGACTCCGAAAAGCCCGACATCCGCGCCTCGCGCTCGCTATGGGACAAAAAGCTGCCGAAACTCGAAGAGCAGGGCGCCGACCTGACCGCCGCCGGCATCCGGCTCGGCTATGTCGAAGGTCCCGAGGGCCAGAGCTTGAGGATGGTGGAACGGCCGGTCGATCTCGGCGCCGACGGCAAGTTCCTGGTCAGCGTGGCCGGCGACGCCAGCGAGATTTTCGACGAAACGCGCAGCTTCGACTACTATCTCGGCGGCACCTTCGCCGCGCTGACGATCGTGCTGGTTCTGACCACGATCTTCCAGGTCCGCTTCGGCCTGGCGCCGCTGAAACGCATTTCGGAATCGATCGCCGATATCCGGTCCGGCCGCGCCGAGCGGCTGGAGGGCGAATTTCCGGTCGAGATCGCGCCGCTGGCGCGCGAGACCAACGCGCTGATCGACGCCAACCGCGAGATCGTCGAGCGCGCGCGCACCCATGTCGGCAATCTCGCGCACGCCATCAAGACGCCGTTGTCCGTCATCGTCAACGAGGCCTCCGCGCACGGCGCCGATCCGTTCGCGAACAAGGTCCTCGAGCAGGCGGACGTGATGCGCGACCAGGTCACCCATCATTTGGAGCGTGCCCGCATCGCGGCACGGCTCACCATCATCGGCACGGTTACCGAAGTCGCGCCGGCGATCGAGGCGCTGCGCCGGACCATGGAAAAGATCCATCGTCATCGCGGCATCGCCATCACGGTCGACGCAGACCCGAGGGCGAAGTTCCGGGGCGAGCGGCAGGATCTCGAGGAGATGGCCGGCAACCTGGTCGACAACGCCTGCAAATGGGCGGCTTCGCAGGTCTTCATCGAGGTGCTGGTGGAGCAGCCCGCCGAACCCCGCGCCGGCCCGATGCTGCGGATCATCGTCGACGACGACGGGCGCGGGCTGTCGGCGGCGGAGCGCGCCCAGGTCTCGCGCCGTGGCCAGCGGCTGGACGAGTCCAAGCCCGGCTCCGGCCTTGGACTGTCGATCGTGGTCGATCTCGCCGCACTCTATGGCGGCAGCCTGAGCCTCGGCAGTGCCCCTATCGGCGGTTTGCGGGCGGAATTGGTACTGCCGGGGGTTTGA
- a CDS encoding GDP-mannose 4,6-dehydratase, giving the protein MVSWHSWCCGRRSGAPASPRVQTICGKSLVFVDGGNRAQAALEHVLTQYGCTAVMHFAGLKSVRESVTGLLKYYDYNAIGSHRLLSAMQKRPKMARTFGSGH; this is encoded by the coding sequence TTGGTCAGCTGGCACAGCTGGTGTTGCGGACGCAGATCAGGCGCGCCGGCTAGCCCACGCGTCCAAACGATTTGTGGCAAGTCGCTGGTTTTCGTCGATGGCGGTAACCGCGCCCAAGCAGCCCTCGAGCACGTTCTGACCCAATACGGGTGTACCGCCGTCATGCATTTCGCCGGCCTGAAGTCAGTCCGGGAATCGGTCACCGGCCTGCTGAAATATTACGATTACAATGCGATCGGCTCGCACCGGCTTCTCAGCGCCATGCAAAAAAGGCCTAAAATGGCACGAACTTTTGGTTCAGGACACTAG
- a CDS encoding VanZ family protein: protein MVQRVSAIAGWLALAFIVYATLSPIDDRPVVAGPHHEHFAAFALVGLAFGLAYPKRVFLVAALILTSAFGLEALQLLTPDRHARLFDALVKAAGGVCGIGIGQLAQLVLRTQIRRAG, encoded by the coding sequence ATGGTTCAAAGGGTATCCGCCATAGCCGGCTGGCTCGCGCTCGCCTTCATCGTCTACGCGACGTTGTCCCCGATCGACGACCGTCCCGTCGTAGCGGGCCCGCACCACGAACATTTCGCGGCTTTTGCCCTGGTCGGACTCGCGTTCGGACTGGCCTATCCCAAGCGCGTATTCCTGGTGGCCGCCCTCATATTGACCAGCGCGTTCGGGCTTGAAGCTCTGCAACTGCTGACACCCGACCGCCATGCCCGCCTGTTCGATGCGCTGGTGAAGGCGGCAGGCGGCGTCTGCGGGATCGGCATTGGTCAGCTGGCACAGCTGGTGTTGCGGACGCAGATCAGGCGCGCCGGCTAG